A region of Bacillota bacterium DNA encodes the following proteins:
- a CDS encoding cell wall hydrolase → MGRKEMPIWGGDSGGKRRKILPDDAIGPDCNGSVRSGEDVDYEQVTPIFIDVEEAEALLIFVGDVLKYGDGWPGGVSLLFRIQVTGRKEVSRVFEAKWTGWLCMLMVFALVLSWYPPAVDAAARECMNKQSPVKAIFADNLIGKAAKKADKSSAVRPNCPCRSETIKWDLTPEEMKLFAQLVHAEANGEPYSGMVAVAATVLNRIHDKNYPDDLKGVIFQLESGHYQYSPVRDGRIWQEAEQPALRAIKDALKGEDPSGGATSFYNPRKTDDRWVRRQPVTNVIGNHVFFKSR, encoded by the coding sequence GTGGGGAGAAAGGAGATGCCGATATGGGGTGGTGATTCCGGTGGGAAAAGGCGTAAAATACTGCCGGATGATGCCATCGGGCCGGATTGCAATGGTTCAGTCCGTTCGGGAGAGGATGTTGACTATGAGCAAGTTACGCCCATTTTTATCGATGTTGAGGAAGCGGAGGCATTATTGATTTTTGTTGGCGATGTTCTAAAATATGGGGACGGTTGGCCCGGAGGGGTCAGCCTTTTGTTCAGGATTCAAGTAACAGGAAGAAAGGAGGTCAGTAGAGTGTTTGAAGCAAAATGGACCGGATGGCTCTGCATGTTGATGGTGTTTGCCCTGGTGTTGTCATGGTATCCACCTGCGGTTGATGCCGCTGCCCGCGAGTGTATGAACAAACAGAGCCCGGTCAAGGCAATATTTGCCGACAATCTGATCGGCAAGGCAGCGAAGAAAGCAGATAAAAGTTCCGCCGTCCGGCCAAATTGCCCGTGCAGATCGGAGACGATAAAATGGGATCTCACTCCCGAGGAAATGAAGCTTTTTGCACAACTGGTTCATGCCGAGGCCAATGGTGAACCGTACAGCGGAATGGTTGCGGTTGCGGCAACGGTGCTGAACCGTATCCATGACAAAAATTATCCTGATGACCTCAAGGGTGTGATCTTCCAGCTGGAATCCGGGCATTACCAGTATTCACCCGTAAGGGATGGCCGTATCTGGCAGGAAGCGGAACAGCCCGCATTGCGGGCAATCAAGGATGCGCTCAAGGGAGAGGATCCATCCGGAGGAGCTACAAGTTTTTACAATCCACGCAAGACAGATGACCGATGGGTCAGGCGGCAACCGGTAACCAATGTTATCGGCAACCATGTGTTTTTCAAAAGCAGGTGA
- a CDS encoding APC family permease codes for MQNERKKLEKSLKPFPIFAIAMGSIIGFGCFVLPGNLFLPTAGPLGTAIGMTLGALITILIASNYGYMVRKLPVAGGAFAYTYKCFGRVHAFVCGWFLVLTYLSIVSLNATTLGLIGRYMIPGVFQKGYMYSIAGWEVYAGEIAIACIALIFFAYANNRGVEIAGFMQTIMVVALLGSVIVLIAAAFVSPQASFRNLLPGFPTGSVPLTGVLAIVAIAPWAYIGFDCIPQAAEEFDFSPQKTFKLMALAIGSGAFCYVAVSAVTAMVFPWEEFIAGNPIWATGQATEELLGKTGMIFLGLALTAAIVSGINGFYVAASRLLFAMSRARALPTWFEKIHPRYHTPSNALLFSMAISLATPWFGREVILWVVDMASTGGAIAYLYTSLGVFVLARGIRDVSASKTRTLGLVGAILSVSFLFLLLLPGMPSSLSHQSLVALIVWSVLGVVFYALMKKKYQSTSKKDLDRLIFGNVDHQLPTEK; via the coding sequence ATGCAAAATGAAAGAAAAAAATTGGAAAAATCACTGAAACCGTTTCCCATCTTTGCCATTGCGATGGGGAGCATCATCGGTTTCGGGTGTTTCGTGTTGCCCGGCAACCTTTTTCTGCCCACCGCAGGCCCCCTGGGGACAGCCATAGGAATGACCCTGGGGGCTCTGATTACCATTCTTATAGCATCAAACTACGGCTACATGGTCAGGAAACTGCCCGTGGCAGGAGGTGCATTCGCCTATACATACAAATGTTTTGGGAGAGTTCATGCCTTCGTATGCGGCTGGTTTCTGGTCCTGACTTATCTTTCCATCGTCTCTTTGAATGCTACAACCCTCGGGCTTATCGGCCGTTACATGATACCCGGTGTTTTTCAGAAAGGTTACATGTACTCCATCGCCGGCTGGGAAGTCTACGCCGGGGAGATAGCGATAGCCTGCATCGCTCTGATTTTTTTCGCTTACGCCAACAATCGCGGCGTGGAGATCGCCGGATTCATGCAGACCATCATGGTCGTGGCACTGCTCGGTTCGGTAATCGTCCTGATTGCAGCGGCGTTTGTCAGCCCACAGGCCTCCTTCCGCAATCTTCTGCCCGGATTCCCCACGGGAAGTGTCCCTCTGACCGGCGTACTGGCCATTGTGGCCATAGCACCATGGGCTTACATCGGATTCGACTGTATCCCGCAGGCTGCCGAAGAATTTGATTTCTCACCCCAAAAAACCTTCAAACTCATGGCCCTGGCCATCGGGAGTGGCGCGTTCTGTTATGTCGCCGTTTCCGCGGTTACCGCCATGGTCTTTCCCTGGGAAGAGTTTATCGCCGGCAACCCCATCTGGGCCACGGGGCAGGCTACGGAAGAGCTCCTGGGAAAAACAGGCATGATCTTCCTGGGCCTGGCTCTGACCGCTGCCATCGTTTCAGGAATAAACGGTTTTTATGTGGCTGCAAGCCGCCTGCTGTTTGCCATGTCCAGGGCCAGGGCACTGCCGACCTGGTTCGAGAAGATCCATCCCCGCTATCATACGCCCTCCAACGCTCTTCTTTTTTCCATGGCCATATCCCTGGCCACCCCCTGGTTCGGCCGGGAAGTCATTCTCTGGGTAGTGGATATGGCTTCCACCGGTGGCGCAATCGCCTATCTCTATACCAGTCTCGGGGTGTTCGTCCTGGCCAGGGGTATCAGGGATGTTTCGGCCAGCAAGACCAGGACGCTCGGGCTCGTGGGAGCGATTCTCTCCGTTTCTTTTCTTTTTCTGCTGCTCCTGCCGGGAATGCCCTCATCCCTGTCCCATCAATCCCTGGTTGCACTGATCGTATGGTCCGTGCTGGGGGTTGTATTCTATGCCCTGATGAAAAAAAAATATCAATCCACGAGCAAAAAAGACCTCGACCGCCTCATCTTTGGCAACGTGGACCATCAACTCCCAACGGAAAAATAA
- a CDS encoding nucleoside deaminase, with translation MQLALEEAREAFLEGEVPVGAVLVGDGKVIASDHNRREKSGDATAHAEMLVIREACRKSGSWRLTGTTVYVTLEPCSMCAGALVQARVERLVYGAADPKAGAVRSLYNLVQDERLNHRMKVTPGVLEEECGELLSRFFQMRRA, from the coding sequence ATGCAGTTGGCATTGGAGGAAGCCCGTGAAGCCTTCCTTGAAGGGGAGGTTCCGGTGGGGGCGGTGCTTGTCGGTGACGGGAAAGTGATCGCCTCCGACCATAACCGCAGGGAAAAAAGCGGCGATGCCACGGCACACGCCGAAATGCTGGTCATCCGGGAAGCATGTCGCAAATCGGGGAGCTGGCGCTTGACGGGAACCACGGTCTATGTCACCTTGGAGCCCTGCTCCATGTGTGCCGGCGCCCTTGTGCAGGCCCGGGTGGAAAGGCTGGTTTACGGTGCGGCTGACCCCAAGGCGGGGGCGGTGCGCAGCCTGTACAATCTGGTACAGGATGAACGGCTGAATCACCGTATGAAGGTAACACCGGGAGTCCTGGAGGAAGAGTGCGGCGAGCTTCTGTCGCGTTTTTTTCAGATGCGTCGGGCATGA
- the pyrE gene encoding orotate phosphoribosyltransferase, which produces MKDRVSSLEQEREKLRRYMQEHAFKVGKFRLTSGKMSGYYFNSKNVILTAEGAYLVARAFLERIRGIEVDAIGGAAMGAVPLAGSLAPLCYQEGLAHIKFFIDRKEAKKHGDSKRIEGPPLEPGARIIVVEDVVTTGGSALGTASYLREKGFEILKVLALLDRKEGAARAFAGEGFVLDAVFTIDDFNLGD; this is translated from the coding sequence GTGAAAGATCGGGTCAGCAGCCTGGAACAGGAACGCGAGAAGTTGAGGCGTTACATGCAGGAACATGCCTTCAAGGTAGGGAAATTCCGTCTCACCTCGGGCAAGATGAGCGGGTATTATTTCAACAGTAAAAATGTAATTCTCACTGCAGAAGGCGCCTATCTCGTGGCCCGGGCTTTTCTGGAGAGAATCAGGGGCATCGAAGTTGATGCCATAGGCGGAGCGGCCATGGGGGCTGTCCCGCTTGCAGGCTCGTTGGCGCCGCTATGTTACCAGGAGGGGCTCGCCCATATCAAATTTTTCATCGATCGTAAAGAGGCCAAAAAACATGGCGACTCCAAAAGGATCGAGGGGCCACCGCTTGAACCGGGGGCCAGGATAATCGTGGTCGAGGATGTGGTCACCACGGGAGGCTCTGCTCTGGGAACGGCCTCTTATCTTCGCGAAAAGGGGTTTGAAATTTTAAAAGTGCTGGCCTTGCTTGATCGCAAGGAAGGGGCTGCCCGGGCCTTTGCGGGGGAGGGTTTTGTCCTGGATGCGGTATTCACCATAGATGATTTCAACCTCGGGGACTGA
- the deoC gene encoding deoxyribose-phosphate aldolase has protein sequence MERICQYIDHTLLKPEATAVQVVQLCKEARQYGFASVCVNPCHIPLVARELKATGIRTCSVVGFPLGAHRTEIKAAEAALAVEDGADEIDMVLDIGALKDGRGNQVSEDIKAVIRAVAGRALVKVIIECSLLTAAEKVTACRLAVGEGADFVKTSTGFGHGGATVEDVRLMRSTVGPDIGVKASGGIRDLETLLQMIDAGASRIGSSSGVAIARELENKK, from the coding sequence CTGGAAAGGATCTGTCAATATATCGATCATACCCTGTTGAAGCCCGAGGCCACCGCCGTGCAGGTGGTGCAGCTTTGCAAGGAGGCGCGGCAGTATGGTTTTGCTTCCGTATGTGTGAACCCCTGTCACATACCGCTTGTTGCGCGGGAATTGAAGGCCACCGGGATCCGGACCTGCTCGGTGGTCGGGTTTCCCCTGGGGGCCCACAGGACGGAAATAAAGGCTGCGGAAGCTGCGCTGGCAGTTGAAGATGGTGCCGATGAAATTGACATGGTGCTTGACATCGGTGCGCTGAAAGATGGCCGGGGCAACCAGGTATCGGAAGATATCAAGGCGGTGATCAGGGCCGTGGCGGGGCGGGCGCTGGTAAAGGTGATCATCGAGTGTTCTCTCTTGACCGCGGCGGAGAAAGTTACGGCCTGCCGGTTGGCCGTCGGGGAGGGGGCCGATTTTGTCAAAACCTCCACCGGGTTCGGCCACGGTGGGGCCACCGTGGAAGATGTTCGCCTGATGCGCAGCACGGTGGGGCCGGACATCGGGGTCAAGGCTTCCGGGGGAATCAGGGACCTCGAGACCCTGTTGCAGATGATCGATGCCGGTGCCAGCAGGATAGGAAGCAGCTCCGGGGTGGCTATTGCCAGGGAGCTTGAAAACAAAAAATAA